The stretch of DNA atatgtataacatACGTGCAATTCAACCACTAATTTATTGTTGTTTCCATTAATAATGACTAGTAGTATTAATTAACTATAGTTCACTTTACTGCATTGCAAGCGAATTTCACCCTGATTTCCAGTCAATGGTTTTATATTTCCCATCTTAACCATTGACTTAGCAAAAGCCTTTGAAAAGGCTTTGGCATTTAAACCGTACTTCTTCACCAGCACATCCGTGGAGCCTCCACTGAACAGAGCTTGATCAGAACTGAGAAGCCCCTTCTGCTTAACCAAGTTGGTGAAGTATGCTGTGTCAAAACGAGCTTCTGTCGGGTCCAAAGGTGCGAGATTGAAGTCCCCTCCACTTTCTGGACATGTGGTTTGAAGTTTTTTCGCAAATGCGGGGTTGATGTCTGTGCCATTGTATATTCGGTTCCTGAAGGCAACACAACGTGCAAAGCCTAGAGTGTGGCCGCCGGAGAGTGCGACCAGGTCTTTTTCATTAAGTCCTTGCTTCTTGAAGTTTTCAATCAGTGCAGGGAGGTCCAAAAATGGAGCCGGAATGTCGATGTCGGCTAAAGTCCTATTGGCTGTGGTCGAGTCTCTCCTCCCTAGCTGCACCTTCCATGTTGGCCCTCCTAGCTGCATGCACCATATTCACACATGCATTACTTcacgtacatacatacatacacaataATTAGTGTTCATACATGTTAAACGATGTTTGGAAATGGTACCATGTCAAGATTTTGGGTATACATATTAATACAAAATGACATTATACGTACAGCTACGACAGAGTCTCGAGCTGCGACAGCCAAGATGTCTGCGCATGAGACGACCGGACTTCCACAAGCTTTGTCTACCTCCAGCTTGATGTTGTCCACTACGTCGAATCCTCCGAGAGAATTTTGGTTAGTGAAAGCATTTTTCTCGCTGTCAATGGTGGGAGTAGGATCCAGAAGAACTGAAGCATCACAACCCTGTTATTTTGACCAGAACAAGAAGTAGCTGTTGTCCATCATGATCTATCCAtgtgttgaaaaaatattacgGAAATAAGGGCATGCGTGCAACTAGTATCCATTTGATACAAACTCTTGATACCAAGACGAGATTTTCAGACGAGTCGTGttatataaaaatctcatactagatatgtatattatttaaaaatatatgattttatttttttttatctatgagagtaaaaagataaaattacatatttttaaataatatgcaGGAATGTAGGActtgtgtttaaattttttttttttcagacaaTACTAGGTGTACAAGCTAGTCTAATTAAGAAGTGATTTTCGTAAAATTGCGAACTAGAAAAGAacttcttgcattttttttcctctccaatAAGTGcatttaatttccaaacttgAAAACTTGTATCAAACGGCGGACCCTAATTCGATGAAGATCAAACGGGCAAGTTAAGGGATATAGTACTGTCGGAGTGAGTACGTACATTGACAAAACAATCATGGAAATGCATACGTAGCAGAAAAGCACCGACGCGTCGCTGTTTGTATATTGCAGCCTCGACGACCCTTTTGATTGTGGGCAAAGCTTGGGGACAACATTCGCTGTAGAAATCCGGAGAGAGTTGTGATCGAGAGATCAAACCTGTGGTTGCATTAAGAGACAGCAAGAAAAAGGCAAGCTGGAGACAAAGAAGCTGGCTACGTGAAGCCATATCTCAAATCTAGCTCTAATGATCAATCTGTTGCGACTATGTATCGATCTAGCTATTAATAGATTtgcgcacacacacatacatacatatatacatatatatatatatatatatatatatgtatatatatttcacaatcAACTTGCCTTGGAAGACGTACGTTGATCAAACTTTAGGTTAAATACTAGGCTTGGACTTGGTCAGGAAGAAGCAACATATGTCAGCCCAaaagccaatatatatatatatatatctatatatatatatatatatataggaaactgTTCGAGTTTCATCTGGAACTCATCTACGTATACCGAAGTTTCTTTCTAATTACTACATGGTTGAGGGCCGGgacctcttttttcttgactaaTTCCGAGATAAAAGCAGGGTTAATTTAGGCAGATGCAAGAGCGGAACCATGCAcgaaaatttagccaatatttagataatgatatgcttactcactacaacagaatgtgtattttgtgacagaggaaactgtcacaaaaaaatggcaaaccgtcactaaacatatttggtgacggtttgaaaccgtcaccatgaccgtcacgtaaagtgcgtcacagaaaacatttggtgacggtttactgttcaaccgtcacaaaaaatatttttagtgacggttggaagtgttccgttcggtacaacgttcgaacgttccttttttgtgacggttatgaactgtcacagaaaatcacgttcggacgtacaattaaacgttcggacgttatacccgacccgattggcgttcgaatgagagaagttgacgtttgttgtatatcgttcgaacgtatcatatttacgttcgcatg from Juglans regia cultivar Chandler chromosome 4, Walnut 2.0, whole genome shotgun sequence encodes:
- the LOC108989963 gene encoding peroxidase 2-like; amino-acid sequence: MASRSQLLCLQLAFFLLSLNATTGLISRSQLSPDFYSECCPQALPTIKRVVEAAIYKQRRVGAFLLRMHFHDCFVNGCDASVLLDPTPTIDSEKNAFTNQNSLGGFDVVDNIKLEVDKACGSPVVSCADILAVAARDSVVALGGPTWKVQLGRRDSTTANRTLADIDIPAPFLDLPALIENFKKQGLNEKDLVALSGGHTLGFARCVAFRNRIYNGTDINPAFAKKLQTTCPESGGDFNLAPLDPTEARFDTAYFTNLVKQKGLLSSDQALFSGGSTDVLVKKYGLNAKAFSKAFAKSMVKMGNIKPLTGNQGEIRLQCSKVNYS